A segment of the Acidimicrobiales bacterium genome:
GCGATGGCCCCGATGATCCCGCCGACCGCGATCAAGCCGACGAGCACAACCGCCGTGATCAGCATCGCCTTGCCGCAGCCGCCACCCTTCGCCCTCGGTGGTGGCTGGGGTGGTCCCTGTGGATAGGCCGGCGGAGGTCCGTAGCCCTGCTGGGCGTAGGGCGCCCCGGGCGAGGGCGCGTCAGGTGGCACCCGATTCGGGTCGTGGTCGGTCATTGGGACTCCGCCTTCCTCATGCACCCGCCTGATGCACTCGCCGTTGTAGCCCTCCTCACCCAGGGCGTCAATGGCTGCACTCAGAGCAGCCGACATGGCGAGCAGGGCGGCATGGGCGGTTCAGCGTCGCCGATCCTCCGACGTCGTGGTCAGGGGGTGACGCTCACGAGCAGTGGTAGTCGTCCGCCAGGAGGCTCATCGAGCCGATGCGCCCGCCGTCGTCGTAGACGTCGACGGACCACGTGCGATCGTCGGGCGCGACGAACTCGACGCCGTGCTCGGCAGCCACCTGTTCCAGGGATGCGTCGTCCTCGCGGGAGTCCGCCAGGAGCGCCGACATGGTCCTCTCGCAGCGCTTCTCGGCCGCCTCCTCCCTCCACTGCGCGCGTCCGACGAGCAGCATCGCGATGCCGCCGCCGACGCACAGGACGGCCACGATCGCCGATCGGAACGAGTTCCAACGATGGAACAGGTAGGACTCCTCGGCGGCGACGGGATCGTCGTACTTCCACCCCTCCGACAGCCGCCAGCCCCACCGGGGCCTGACCGCGAAGACCACCGAGAGAGCCGCGAGTCCAAAGGCCCCCAACGCCCACCCCAGGTACGCACCCGCCATGACCGTCCGAGGCTAGAGCGATCGACCCGGCAGCGTCCGTCGCGCCGGGCGCCGGGACGGGGCGGCGTCAAGGCGGCGGGAATGGGCAAGAACGGTCGGGTGGGTTCGCCGGTCGGCGGATCAGACTCGAGGGGTGGCCGAGACCCGCCGAGACCGATTGCGTGAGCTCCTGGACGTCGTCCTCGCCGGTGCCGTGGGCCCCGAGGCCGGAGCGGCCGGCGGAGCGGGTGACGGCCGCCGCCGGCTGGGGGACATGGCCGGTGGGGCGTTCAGCTCGCCGTTCCACTTCAACCGGCGGTTGTCGCAAGCGACGGGGGAGCCGCCGGTGGCGATGCGGCGCCGGGTCCTGCTGGAGCGGGCGGCGTGGCAGGTCGCCCAGGGGACGTCGGTGACCGATGCTGCGTGGGCGGCGGGTTACGAGTCGGTCGAGGGGTTCAGCCGGGCGTTCTCGGCGGCCTTCGGGCGTTCGCCGTCGACGCCACCAGGGTCGGGGGAGCGCAGCTGGCTGCCGGCACCCAACGGCATCCACTTCCACCCGCCGACCTCGTTGTGGTTCCGAGCCGAGGAGAAGCCGATGAACCCGCTCACCGAGCAGCTGGCCCTGCACGACCTCGACGACACGCGGGCGCTGCTGGAGATCGCCAAGGGCCTGGCCGACGACGAGTACCGGGCGGTCCGCCTGCCGGGCCTGACCGTTCTGTCGTGGGACGGCCCCGAGGAGTCGATCGCGGCGGTGCTGGAGCACCAGGTGCTCACCAAGGAGGTGTGGCTGGCCGCGATCGAGGGCCTCACCATGCCGCCGTCGGGCGGGAGCCCCGGCGTCGGGGAGCTGATCGAACGCCACGAGGGGGTGGCGGCGCGGTGGCTGGCGACGGTCCGCCGCCTGGAGCGGGACGGCGCCTGGGACGACGTGCTGATCGACGCCCTGTGCGACCCGCCCGAGAGCTTCGCGATGC
Coding sequences within it:
- a CDS encoding helix-turn-helix domain-containing protein, with protein sequence MAETRRDRLRELLDVVLAGAVGPEAGAAGGAGDGRRRLGDMAGGAFSSPFHFNRRLSQATGEPPVAMRRRVLLERAAWQVAQGTSVTDAAWAAGYESVEGFSRAFSAAFGRSPSTPPGSGERSWLPAPNGIHFHPPTSLWFRAEEKPMNPLTEQLALHDLDDTRALLEIAKGLADDEYRAVRLPGLTVLSWDGPEESIAAVLEHQVLTKEVWLAAIEGLTMPPSGGSPGVGELIERHEGVAARWLATVRRLERDGAWDDVLIDALCDPPESFAMRDVVAHVVTYAAHRRQLARRMLALAGQDVDDGDPITWSRARIESETDDDTKEDPA